The proteins below are encoded in one region of Thermococcus peptonophilus:
- a CDS encoding RNA-binding protein, with the protein MELKVKHPLSKKEIKEIIREMSEIFGEEIARKMLNKKDRVEVAEFDKTTEILLVNGKPFFIRRKELVFPLVIALYELSNEEDLRKWPRRVVVDEGAVPYILNGADVMAAGIVDADENIKEGDFVFVVEENYGRPLAIGIALMDGRKMKEKPKGKAVKNIHHAKDKIWQVTVG; encoded by the coding sequence ATGGAGCTGAAGGTCAAGCACCCCCTCAGCAAGAAGGAGATAAAGGAGATAATCCGCGAGATGAGTGAGATCTTCGGCGAGGAGATAGCGAGGAAGATGCTGAACAAGAAGGACAGGGTGGAGGTGGCTGAGTTCGACAAGACCACCGAAATCCTCCTTGTGAACGGGAAGCCCTTCTTCATACGGAGAAAGGAGCTTGTTTTTCCCCTCGTCATAGCGCTCTACGAGCTCTCCAACGAAGAAGACCTGAGGAAGTGGCCGAGGAGGGTAGTCGTGGATGAGGGAGCAGTACCATACATCCTGAACGGAGCCGACGTCATGGCGGCTGGTATAGTTGACGCAGACGAGAACATCAAGGAAGGCGACTTCGTCTTCGTCGTCGAGGAGAACTACGGAAGGCCCCTCGCGATAGGGATAGCACTCATGGACGGCAGGAAGATGAAGGAGAAGCCGAAAGGCAAGGCCGTGAAGAACATCCACCACGCCAAGGATAAAATCTGGCAGGTCACGGTGGGATGA
- a CDS encoding adenylyltransferase/cytidyltransferase family protein, with translation MEEKRKKIRVLVGGVFDILHVGHIHFLKQAKELGDELVVIVAHDETVRMQKRRDPINPAEDRAELLRAIRYVDEVYIGTPGTIDIELVKRIDPDVIAIGPDQFFNCEKLKEELRKHGINAEVIRIPYLYKSDRAKTSKIIQRIVETFCE, from the coding sequence ATGGAAGAGAAACGGAAGAAGATCAGGGTCCTGGTTGGAGGAGTCTTTGATATCCTCCACGTCGGCCACATCCACTTTTTAAAGCAGGCTAAGGAGCTCGGCGATGAGCTGGTCGTCATAGTCGCACACGACGAGACCGTGAGGATGCAGAAGAGACGAGACCCCATAAACCCCGCGGAGGACAGAGCCGAACTCCTGAGGGCTATAAGGTACGTGGACGAGGTTTACATAGGAACGCCCGGGACGATAGACATAGAGCTAGTGAAGAGGATAGACCCGGACGTGATAGCAATCGGCCCGGATCAGTTCTTCAACTGCGAGAAGCTGAAAGAGGAACTGAGAAAACACGGGATAAACGCCGAAGTCATACGGATACCCTACCTATACAAAAGCGACAGAGCAAAGACGAGCAAAATAATCCAGAGGATAGTGGAGACGTTCTGCGAGTAA
- a CDS encoding CopG family transcriptional regulator has protein sequence MSKDKLPRLFDGSINELTRPSKSKKEKTADLKKDKMQKTLYITKDMNRKLIELYGEEGRRQSIIVEDAVNLYYYLKQALGEKKFEELMSAVKREDPEFLRDYLSRFKL, from the coding sequence TTGTCGAAGGATAAACTCCCGAGGCTTTTTGACGGCTCAATAAACGAATTAACCCGCCCTTCTAAGTCCAAGAAAGAGAAAACCGCCGATTTAAAGAAGGATAAAATGCAGAAGACCCTTTATATCACCAAAGATATGAACAGAAAGCTCATCGAGCTCTACGGTGAAGAGGGGAGGAGACAGAGCATAATAGTCGAGGATGCGGTAAACCTGTACTACTACCTCAAGCAGGCCCTCGGCGAGAAGAAGTTCGAGGAGCTAATGAGCGCCGTCAAAAGGGAAGATCCAGAGTTCCTTCGCGATTATCTGAGCAGGTTTAAGCTTTAG
- a CDS encoding ParA family protein, which produces MAVVISVANQKGGVGKTTLTMNLGFALSEMGKQVLLVDVDPQFNLTFGLIGMKVLEHSNRNVGTLMTRESEIEETIVSVKENLDLIPSHLNLSAKEIEIINAYNRERRLEKALIPVLPDYDYVLIDNPPSMGIFLVNSLTASDYVLIPLELSYFGVIGMQLMFNLMRMIREETNENLKLLGLVPNKFTKQTKVPKMRLKELKEAYPDAPILTTIPKAIALEKAQSEGKSIFEFEPNGRASKAFQKLAKEVVEIVEG; this is translated from the coding sequence ATGGCAGTCGTAATCAGCGTTGCCAATCAGAAGGGGGGAGTGGGCAAGACAACGCTCACGATGAACCTCGGCTTTGCCCTCTCTGAAATGGGCAAGCAGGTTCTCCTGGTTGACGTTGATCCCCAGTTCAACTTAACATTCGGTCTAATCGGGATGAAGGTTCTTGAGCACTCCAACAGGAACGTTGGGACGCTGATGACTAGGGAGAGTGAGATTGAGGAGACTATTGTCTCCGTCAAGGAGAACCTTGATCTTATTCCAAGCCATTTGAATCTATCGGCCAAGGAGATCGAGATAATAAACGCCTACAACCGTGAGAGACGACTCGAAAAGGCCCTTATTCCGGTACTCCCAGACTACGACTACGTCCTCATTGATAACCCGCCCAGCATGGGCATATTCCTTGTGAACTCCCTAACGGCATCTGATTATGTGCTGATACCGCTTGAGCTTAGCTACTTCGGAGTAATCGGCATGCAGCTCATGTTCAACCTGATGAGGATGATCAGGGAGGAGACCAACGAGAACCTAAAGCTACTAGGCCTCGTTCCCAACAAGTTCACCAAGCAAACGAAAGTTCCGAAGATGCGCCTCAAGGAGCTGAAGGAGGCTTATCCAGACGCTCCGATACTGACCACGATACCGAAGGCCATAGCCCTTGAGAAAGCCCAGAGTGAGGGTAAGAGCATATTTGAGTTTGAGCCGAACGGTAGGGCATCTAAAGCCTTCCAAAAGCTTGCCAAAGAGGTGGTTGAAATTGTCGAAGGATAA
- the ftsZ gene encoding cell division protein FtsZ, giving the protein MVFKLLEQAGIKIDLDDESKKVQTAPQFDDDDENEIRIVIVGVGGSGNNTITRLYDLGVQGAELIAMNTDAQALKHAKAHKKLLLGKDLTQGKGSGGDPEIGYRAAEASAHEIAETIGDADLVFITAGMGNGTGTGAAPVVARVIKERARHNGRFREPLVISVVTYPFKNEGKIREEKAKAGIKALLYYSDTVIIIENDKLLQLVPKLPINAAFRFADEIIARMVKGITETIKLPSMVNIDFADVYSIMHNGGAALIGIGESDSSNRAVDAVKNALQNKLLDVEYGSGEKALVHFTVGPDVSLGEINEAMNIVYEKLGEKSEIKWGARIDEDMGKMVRAMVIMTGVKSPHIIGGETALQLPVKDSLLPAEPKAGFNSFEDKIYKVISRKSDARPGSDMRGYINKLLADFDDLS; this is encoded by the coding sequence ATGGTGTTCAAACTGCTTGAGCAGGCGGGGATAAAAATAGACCTGGACGATGAGTCGAAAAAAGTTCAAACAGCGCCACAGTTCGATGACGATGATGAGAACGAAATAAGAATAGTCATAGTTGGTGTTGGTGGCTCTGGAAACAACACCATAACAAGGCTTTATGACCTCGGTGTTCAGGGTGCCGAGCTTATTGCCATGAACACTGATGCTCAGGCCCTCAAGCATGCCAAGGCTCACAAGAAGCTCCTTCTTGGGAAGGATCTGACCCAGGGAAAGGGTTCTGGCGGCGACCCTGAGATTGGTTACCGCGCAGCAGAGGCGAGTGCGCACGAGATAGCTGAAACAATTGGAGACGCCGATTTGGTTTTCATAACCGCTGGAATGGGCAACGGAACGGGTACCGGCGCAGCTCCCGTCGTTGCCAGGGTCATAAAGGAGCGCGCTCGCCACAACGGCCGCTTCAGGGAGCCACTCGTCATAAGCGTTGTCACGTATCCGTTCAAGAATGAGGGTAAGATCAGGGAGGAGAAGGCAAAGGCTGGAATAAAGGCCCTTCTGTACTATTCGGACACCGTCATAATAATCGAGAACGACAAGCTCCTCCAGCTCGTACCCAAGCTCCCGATCAACGCGGCCTTCCGCTTTGCGGATGAGATTATAGCCAGGATGGTCAAGGGCATAACCGAGACTATAAAGCTCCCGTCTATGGTGAACATTGACTTCGCAGATGTTTACAGCATAATGCACAACGGCGGTGCTGCCCTCATAGGTATCGGAGAGAGCGACTCAAGCAACAGGGCCGTTGACGCCGTTAAGAACGCCCTCCAGAACAAGCTCCTCGACGTGGAATACGGAAGCGGCGAGAAAGCACTCGTCCACTTTACAGTTGGTCCCGACGTCAGTCTCGGCGAGATCAACGAGGCAATGAACATCGTCTATGAGAAGCTTGGCGAAAAGAGCGAAATCAAGTGGGGTGCCAGAATAGATGAGGACATGGGCAAGATGGTTCGCGCGATGGTGATAATGACCGGCGTCAAGAGCCCGCACATCATTGGTGGAGAGACTGCCCTTCAGCTTCCAGTAAAGGATTCTCTGCTCCCCGCTGAGCCAAAAGCAGGATTCAACTCCTTTGAAGACAAGATATACAAGGTAATATCTCGCAAGTCCGACGCAAGGCCAGGAAGTGACATGAGAGGATATATAAACAAGCTCCTGGCCGATTTCGACGACCTCAGCTGA
- a CDS encoding ribbon-helix-helix domain-containing protein, producing MSRMRIISVQLPQGLINAMDQLVKKGVYPNRSEVIREAIRELLKKELYRLETEERSTPEYIIK from the coding sequence ATGAGCAGAATGAGAATTATCAGCGTTCAGCTTCCGCAGGGTCTTATCAACGCCATGGATCAACTCGTTAAAAAAGGTGTTTATCCCAACAGGAGTGAGGTCATTCGCGAGGCGATCCGTGAGCTTCTGAAAAAGGAGCTGTACCGCCTGGAGACTGAAGAACGCTCAACGCCGGAATACATCATTAAATAA
- the cgi121 gene encoding KEOPS complex subunit Cgi121, giving the protein MISVTKSIHITRVDVHNVDDVLGYLGSNVQLVSVECWRAVAFAAVLADRAVKRGTAHAKTLGGELLLRLAGTHQIREAIREVGAKNGLNYLVIFGDRSKAEETLRNLGLTEVELKDCSDDELKRFFEKSALVEVL; this is encoded by the coding sequence GTGATTTCTGTAACTAAAAGCATACATATAACTAGAGTTGATGTACACAATGTTGATGATGTACTCGGTTACTTAGGTTCGAATGTGCAACTGGTCAGTGTCGAGTGCTGGAGGGCAGTAGCTTTCGCGGCAGTCCTGGCAGATAGGGCAGTAAAAAGGGGTACTGCCCACGCAAAAACTCTTGGGGGTGAGCTACTTCTCCGCTTGGCTGGAACCCACCAGATAAGAGAAGCAATAAGAGAGGTAGGAGCAAAAAACGGCCTCAACTACCTTGTGATATTCGGCGATAGATCCAAGGCAGAAGAGACCCTGAGAAATCTTGGTCTTACAGAGGTTGAACTCAAAGACTGCTCCGACGACGAATTGAAAAGATTCTTTGAAAAAAGTGCCCTAGTCGAAGTTTTGTAG
- a CDS encoding pyridoxal phosphate-dependent aminotransferase: MRYKKRKYFMAGRINILQRSKIRELFEKASKMENVISLGIGEPDFDTPEIIKEAAKRAIDEGYTHYTPNAGIPEFREAIAEYYKEFYNVDVDMDNIIVTAGAYEATYLAFESILEQGDDVIIPDPAFVCYVEDAKIAEAGIIRIPLREENKFRIDPDELLEAITKRTRMIVMNYPNNPTGAIMKKDVAKAIADIAQDYNIYILSDEPYEHFLYEGAKHHPMIKYAPDNTILANSFSKTFAMTGWRLGFAIAPEQVIRDMIKLHAYVIGNVTSFIQIAGITALRDKRSWEAVERMRQVYDERRKLVLKYLNDMPHITPFRPKGAFYIWAKIDPELDMSSEDFAEWLLENAGVVVIPGTAFGRQGEGWIRISYATEKEKLIEAMERMKEALSKL, from the coding sequence ATGAGGTATAAGAAGAGGAAGTACTTCATGGCCGGCAGGATAAACATCCTCCAGAGGTCAAAGATAAGGGAGCTTTTTGAGAAGGCCTCCAAGATGGAAAACGTCATCTCACTCGGTATTGGAGAGCCGGATTTTGACACTCCCGAGATCATAAAGGAAGCCGCCAAGAGGGCGATTGATGAAGGCTACACTCATTACACTCCCAACGCAGGTATCCCTGAGTTTAGGGAGGCCATCGCCGAGTACTACAAGGAGTTCTACAACGTTGATGTTGACATGGACAACATAATAGTCACCGCAGGTGCGTACGAGGCCACTTACCTCGCCTTCGAGAGCATACTCGAACAGGGCGACGACGTGATAATCCCTGATCCGGCCTTTGTCTGCTACGTCGAAGATGCCAAGATAGCCGAGGCCGGGATAATCCGCATCCCGCTCAGGGAAGAGAACAAGTTCCGCATCGATCCCGACGAGCTCCTTGAGGCAATAACAAAGAGGACAAGAATGATAGTCATGAACTACCCCAACAACCCGACGGGAGCAATAATGAAGAAGGATGTTGCAAAGGCTATAGCTGACATAGCCCAGGACTACAACATCTACATCCTCAGCGATGAGCCCTATGAACACTTCCTCTACGAGGGAGCCAAACACCACCCGATGATAAAGTACGCCCCGGACAACACGATACTCGCCAACAGCTTCTCCAAGACCTTCGCCATGACAGGCTGGCGCCTCGGCTTCGCCATAGCACCTGAGCAGGTCATCCGCGATATGATAAAGCTCCACGCCTATGTTATTGGCAACGTTACATCCTTCATCCAGATAGCGGGTATAACAGCCCTGCGCGACAAGAGGAGCTGGGAAGCCGTCGAGAGGATGAGGCAGGTGTACGACGAGAGGAGAAAGCTCGTCCTTAAGTACCTCAACGATATGCCGCACATAACACCATTCAGACCGAAGGGAGCGTTCTACATCTGGGCCAAGATTGATCCGGAGCTCGACATGAGCAGTGAAGACTTTGCCGAGTGGCTCCTTGAGAACGCCGGAGTTGTCGTTATCCCTGGAACCGCCTTCGGAAGGCAGGGTGAGGGCTGGATAAGAATAAGCTACGCAACCGAAAAGGAGAAGCTCATTGAAGCCATGGAGAGAATGAAGGAGGCCCTCTCGAAGCTGTGA
- a CDS encoding TMEM165/GDT1 family protein — protein sequence MENLLAVFVSIFLAELGDKTQLTTIAFASKYGWKTAFLGAILGLAAVNLIGALIGDKIGDVLPIEVIHKGAGVLFIVFGILMLLGKM from the coding sequence ATGGAAAACCTGCTTGCCGTCTTTGTTTCCATTTTTCTGGCAGAGCTCGGAGATAAGACCCAGCTCACGACGATAGCATTCGCCTCAAAATACGGGTGGAAAACTGCCTTTCTGGGGGCTATCCTCGGATTAGCTGCCGTCAACTTGATAGGTGCCCTCATTGGGGATAAGATTGGAGACGTTCTTCCGATTGAAGTTATCCACAAAGGCGCTGGCGTTCTATTCATAGTCTTTGGCATCCTGATGCTACTTGGAAAAATGTGA
- a CDS encoding MFS transporter, whose translation MADKRWTTVLMNTLVVATGFGTMHMLEKFKSVVVSHYGITEAAMGYQQTAYVVGLFVAFLLGGTSLFKGSFKRSVTMIVSFAAIPQFLIPFVGNWWGVVALRFFQGFIVALIAVFSNQIGRLFLAERPFAKGIILSGIFWGGIYGINLAKWASHTYEGWEAVKIAFLISAVVMYAMLALWWLFVEDFEIPKEKHSSRRTNVWKMPFTWVFGFTFFPALWIIFTLGSFTLHHAEFTDSQTANLVMALEISMGLWSIIMGYLGYRLSLRNTSNRGLFKAIVSVMVISYAVTLLGLVFVWKGISASDYTFALLGFAVAGIVQGTGPAFWTTAPAAYPKEIYPEASFALGLISNSANAVAPNVMFVLVSSVAVGMGIYMAMPIIGILLLLTASRMKLPVEELGE comes from the coding sequence TTGGCCGATAAGAGGTGGACAACCGTCCTCATGAACACTCTAGTTGTGGCAACGGGTTTTGGGACAATGCACATGCTGGAGAAGTTCAAGAGTGTTGTCGTATCCCACTACGGGATAACCGAAGCCGCTATGGGCTACCAGCAGACCGCCTACGTCGTTGGTCTCTTTGTGGCGTTCCTTCTGGGTGGGACGAGTCTCTTCAAAGGCTCATTCAAGCGGAGCGTGACGATGATAGTCAGCTTCGCGGCGATACCCCAGTTCCTCATACCCTTCGTTGGGAACTGGTGGGGCGTTGTCGCCCTCAGGTTCTTCCAGGGATTCATCGTGGCGCTTATAGCGGTCTTCAGCAACCAGATCGGCAGACTCTTCCTTGCGGAGAGACCCTTTGCAAAGGGTATAATCCTCTCCGGAATCTTCTGGGGTGGGATCTACGGCATAAACCTTGCCAAGTGGGCCTCCCACACCTACGAGGGCTGGGAAGCGGTTAAAATCGCGTTCCTGATCTCGGCGGTCGTGATGTATGCCATGCTCGCCCTCTGGTGGCTCTTTGTTGAAGACTTCGAGATACCCAAAGAGAAGCACTCCTCTAGGAGGACAAACGTCTGGAAGATGCCCTTCACATGGGTTTTTGGATTCACGTTCTTCCCGGCGCTCTGGATAATATTCACTCTGGGCTCATTTACCCTCCACCATGCCGAGTTCACGGACTCACAGACGGCCAACCTCGTCATGGCCCTTGAAATCTCGATGGGCCTCTGGTCAATCATAATGGGATACCTCGGCTACCGCCTATCCCTCAGGAACACATCCAACAGGGGCCTGTTCAAGGCGATAGTCAGCGTCATGGTCATCTCCTACGCGGTAACTCTACTCGGCCTCGTCTTTGTCTGGAAGGGAATAAGCGCCAGCGACTACACCTTTGCCCTGCTCGGGTTTGCGGTAGCCGGGATTGTTCAGGGGACGGGGCCAGCATTCTGGACGACTGCACCAGCGGCGTATCCCAAGGAGATCTATCCCGAGGCGAGCTTTGCCCTCGGTCTTATCTCAAACAGCGCCAACGCGGTTGCACCGAACGTGATGTTCGTTCTCGTAAGCAGTGTTGCAGTTGGAATGGGAATATACATGGCAATGCCCATAATCGGAATACTGCTCCTCCTTACGGCATCCAGAATGAAACTCCCGGTGGAGGAGCTAGGAGAATGA
- a CDS encoding transglutaminase-like domain-containing protein: MPDEKDIHYFITRIINPDLNWIIASLRSTRKALYGRDGYTGIKWTDFSIGDTLASRLEQWRDDLWYEYKREFPRNGKVILDEFFKIMVDVEARLPDHPDNRRIIEALWELAEKMGQYLSLSEYIKEKKSEVKAEVAKVRAEDERLRRKLLESGRRRRENKSSQIEPLQASAPSRSTHSWKTLSSPPDEKKFPWKAVSALAIVIILLAVVAVFKGNLLPSNAPVLKANSSSLDSLVKSNPLSCSGASSSLEKALKCYLNDPKIMEGLQPLATQLKKDTLEESAWNVLEWEDKRISYDYSKTLAPSTAIQTPLETIERGKGVCVDYALLTAALLVKMGYSPVYVFDIDFSNDPIGHVVTAIKVNDKYFMLDQHPPVMDLGTYWKDWAYWRNQNSNGLEKNLIISKAAVYEIKKTSQGITVNSVGTLTAEDFKQDDYVFTQADIQHIVSDLKQVLLENYPNLHLNTQIANLDSSRYLPPGYSDGSTWHMEFPHFGEYYNPTFHKEFVDYLYGHIIDSPELKEDLESYQYVWIKGSIVEGNSVKIVINLARR; this comes from the coding sequence ATGCCAGACGAAAAGGATATACATTATTTCATTACCCGGATTATCAATCCCGACCTGAATTGGATTATTGCATCCCTACGTTCTACTCGCAAGGCCCTCTATGGTCGTGACGGATACACCGGAATAAAGTGGACTGACTTCTCGATAGGAGATACTCTAGCTAGCAGGCTAGAACAGTGGAGGGACGATCTTTGGTATGAGTACAAGCGGGAGTTCCCTAGAAACGGAAAGGTTATTCTGGACGAGTTTTTCAAGATTATGGTCGATGTGGAGGCTAGACTCCCAGATCATCCTGATAACAGGAGAATTATTGAGGCATTGTGGGAACTCGCTGAGAAAATGGGTCAGTATCTTAGCCTTAGCGAGTACATCAAAGAGAAGAAAAGTGAGGTCAAAGCTGAAGTAGCTAAAGTGAGGGCAGAAGATGAACGCCTTCGTAGGAAACTCCTTGAGAGTGGGCGCCGTCGTCGTGAAAATAAATCTTCGCAGATAGAACCCCTGCAGGCTTCGGCTCCTTCGCGTTCAACACATTCATGGAAGACTCTATCCTCACCACCTGATGAGAAAAAATTCCCTTGGAAAGCCGTATCTGCCCTCGCGATCGTGATTATACTCTTGGCCGTAGTGGCTGTGTTTAAGGGCAATTTGCTCCCATCAAACGCGCCAGTTCTTAAGGCTAACTCAAGTTCGCTGGATTCTTTGGTGAAGTCCAATCCGCTCTCTTGTAGTGGGGCTTCGTCATCTCTGGAAAAAGCTCTCAAGTGCTACCTCAACGACCCAAAAATAATGGAGGGCCTCCAACCTCTTGCTACTCAACTGAAAAAGGACACTCTTGAGGAGAGTGCTTGGAACGTGCTTGAATGGGAAGATAAGCGTATATCCTATGATTACTCAAAGACTTTGGCTCCTTCTACGGCTATTCAAACGCCTCTTGAAACGATTGAACGTGGAAAGGGAGTTTGTGTTGATTATGCCCTTCTCACGGCGGCACTGTTGGTTAAGATGGGGTATTCCCCTGTCTATGTGTTTGACATTGATTTCTCAAATGATCCCATTGGTCATGTTGTCACCGCTATTAAGGTGAATGACAAGTACTTCATGCTTGATCAGCACCCTCCAGTTATGGATTTGGGCACTTATTGGAAGGATTGGGCATACTGGAGGAACCAAAATTCAAATGGTCTTGAGAAAAACCTCATTATCTCTAAGGCTGCTGTGTATGAGATCAAAAAGACATCACAGGGAATAACTGTAAACTCTGTTGGGACTCTTACCGCTGAGGATTTTAAACAGGATGACTATGTTTTCACACAGGCGGATATTCAGCACATAGTGTCCGATTTGAAGCAAGTACTCTTGGAGAATTATCCTAACCTCCACCTAAATACGCAAATTGCAAATCTGGACAGCTCTAGGTACTTACCTCCCGGCTACTCTGATGGCAGTACCTGGCACATGGAATTTCCGCATTTCGGAGAGTATTATAACCCTACGTTCCATAAAGAGTTCGTGGATTATCTGTATGGTCATATAATTGACAGCCCGGAACTAAAAGAGGATTTAGAGTCTTATCAATACGTTTGGATAAAGGGGAGCATTGTGGAAGGGAATTCCGTGAAGATCGTTATAAATCTCGCTAGGAGGTAG
- the queC gene encoding 7-cyano-7-deazaguanine synthase QueC, with product MRRAVVLFSGGLDSTACLYWAKRNYDEVIMLTANYGSNEEKVTNRVAEFFSKELDVPLKIVRLDFLEEFSKLRGTTLVGGETPKVTGEELEDIRVAQETAKSVWVPARNVVLIAVAASLLDALGGGDIVVGFNAEEGATFPDNTPEFVEKMNEMLRYGTMAEVKVVAPLINLDKKGIARLLKELNAKYEYSNSCYMPKGFTEDGKPIHCGECESCVRRHRGLIEGIGEDKTVYAVEPKI from the coding sequence ATGAGACGTGCGGTCGTTCTCTTCAGCGGCGGACTTGACAGCACCGCCTGCCTTTACTGGGCGAAGAGGAACTACGATGAGGTCATAATGCTCACAGCTAACTACGGCAGCAATGAAGAGAAGGTCACTAACAGGGTGGCAGAGTTCTTTTCGAAGGAGCTGGACGTCCCGCTCAAAATAGTAAGGCTCGACTTTCTGGAGGAGTTCTCAAAGCTCCGCGGGACGACGCTAGTCGGAGGAGAGACGCCGAAGGTTACCGGAGAAGAGCTTGAGGATATAAGGGTTGCTCAGGAGACCGCCAAGAGCGTGTGGGTTCCCGCTAGGAACGTCGTTCTGATAGCAGTTGCCGCTTCTCTCCTCGATGCCCTCGGCGGCGGGGATATAGTGGTCGGCTTCAACGCCGAGGAAGGAGCAACGTTTCCGGACAACACACCAGAGTTCGTTGAGAAGATGAACGAGATGCTCAGGTATGGGACAATGGCTGAGGTTAAAGTCGTTGCACCACTAATAAATCTAGACAAAAAGGGAATAGCAAGGCTCTTGAAGGAGCTAAACGCTAAGTACGAGTACTCCAACTCCTGCTATATGCCAAAGGGCTTCACCGAGGACGGGAAGCCGATCCACTGCGGCGAGTGCGAGAGCTGCGTGCGGAGACACAGGGGCCTGATCGAGGGTATTGGGGAGGATAAGACGGTCTATGCTGTGGAGCCCAAGATCTGA
- a CDS encoding dihydroorotate dehydrogenase gives MEVTKLSINLLGIEFENPLILASGINDKVPEQWIRAHEEGAGGVVTKSIGIEPRKGYDNPTIVELPYGLINAMGLPNPGWKGFLEMAEGYTFDFPLIVSIFGGTPEEFAFLAEKLSDVADAFELNLSCPHAKGYGMELGQKPENVYEVVRAVKDATDKPVIAKLTPNIDDITKLGLVAEKAGADAVSAINTLKAIAIDIYARRPILSNRVGGYSGPGVKPVALRAVYDLARTLDIPVIGIGGITTWQDAVEFLLAGASALQIGTAVYIRGWNVFREINEGIKRYLEEEGFSSVEEIVGLALE, from the coding sequence ATTGAAGTGACAAAGCTCTCAATCAATCTCCTAGGCATAGAGTTCGAGAATCCTCTCATTCTTGCTTCAGGTATAAACGATAAGGTCCCGGAGCAGTGGATAAGGGCGCACGAAGAAGGTGCCGGTGGTGTGGTTACAAAATCAATAGGCATCGAGCCGAGAAAGGGCTACGACAACCCAACGATAGTGGAGCTTCCCTACGGGCTGATAAACGCTATGGGCCTCCCAAACCCTGGCTGGAAGGGCTTCCTTGAGATGGCTGAAGGCTACACGTTTGATTTTCCCCTTATAGTGTCCATTTTCGGTGGAACACCGGAGGAGTTCGCCTTTCTAGCGGAGAAGCTGAGCGACGTTGCCGACGCATTCGAGCTCAACCTCTCCTGTCCTCACGCTAAGGGATACGGTATGGAACTTGGCCAGAAACCTGAGAACGTCTATGAGGTCGTCAGGGCGGTTAAAGATGCCACTGACAAGCCTGTTATAGCCAAGCTTACACCGAACATTGATGATATAACAAAGCTCGGACTCGTGGCGGAGAAGGCGGGCGCCGATGCTGTCTCGGCGATAAACACACTGAAGGCAATCGCGATAGACATCTACGCCAGAAGGCCCATACTGAGCAATAGGGTCGGCGGCTACTCTGGACCGGGCGTCAAGCCCGTTGCCCTGAGAGCTGTCTATGACCTCGCGAGAACTCTTGACATTCCTGTGATTGGTATTGGAGGAATAACTACATGGCAGGACGCCGTGGAGTTCCTTCTGGCTGGAGCATCGGCACTTCAGATAGGAACCGCAGTTTACATCCGCGGCTGGAATGTGTTCAGGGAGATAAATGAGGGTATCAAGCGCTACCTTGAAGAGGAAGGGTTTTCGAGCGTGGAGGAGATAGTCGGGCTGGCGCTGGAGTAA
- a CDS encoding BlaI/MecI/CopY family transcriptional regulator yields the protein MEPHEFKLTEEGIKAVLPPMEAEIMELMWRFKVATAGQIYEELKKKYPEIRRSTVSILMNRLCEKGLLKRTVERGRGGMRYVYSITTTREEFEQKVVKSILDALMNNFREATYAYLSKMKK from the coding sequence ATGGAACCCCACGAATTCAAGCTCACCGAAGAGGGCATAAAGGCTGTTCTCCCACCCATGGAAGCGGAGATAATGGAACTCATGTGGCGTTTCAAAGTCGCGACCGCTGGACAGATATATGAAGAGCTGAAGAAGAAATACCCTGAAATCAGAAGATCAACCGTCAGCATACTGATGAACAGGCTCTGCGAGAAAGGGCTGCTGAAGAGAACAGTGGAGCGTGGAAGGGGTGGAATGAGATACGTGTACTCAATAACAACGACCAGGGAGGAGTTCGAGCAGAAAGTAGTCAAGAGCATACTGGACGCCCTAATGAACAACTTCAGAGAGGCAACCTACGCATACCTTTCAAAGATGAAAAAGTGA